The Streptococcus sanguinis genome contains the following window.
ATTAATCTGGCTATTGGAGTTATCATCGGCGGTATCTGGGGAATTTCCAAAACAGTTGACCGCTTCATGATGGAAGTCTACAATATCATTTCAAATATCCCAGCCCTCTTGATTGTCATCGTCTTGACTTACTCTATCGGTGCTGGTTTCTGGAATCTGATTTTTGCCATGACGATTACTGGTTGGGTCGGTATTGCTTACACTATCCGTGTGCAGATTATGCGCTATCGGGATTTGGAGTACAACCTTGCCTCTCGTACCCTTGGTACACCGACTCTCAAGATTGTAACGAAGAACATTATGCCGCAGTTGGTATCTGTTATCGTGACCACCACTTCACAGATGCTACCAAGCTTTATCTCTTACGAAGCCTTTCTGTCCTTCTTTGGCCTAGGGCTTCCTGTAACAGTTCCAAGTTTGGGACGCTTGATCTCAGATTATTCTCAAAACGTGACGACCAATGCCTACCTCTTTTGGATTCCACTTACAACTCTGATTTTGGTATCCTTAACCTTCTTCGTAGTTGGTCAAAACTTAGCCGACGCCAGCGATCCACGTACACATAGATAGGAGTAAATATGACAAAGAATGAAAATGTAATATTGACTGCTCGCGATATTGTCGTGGAATTCGATGTTCGCGATCGAGTCTTAACCGCCATTCGCGGTGTCTCATTGGACTTGATTGAAGGAGAAGTGCTGGCTATTGTTGGTGAATCTGGTTCAGGTAAGTCTGTATTGACCAAGACCTTTACTGGTATGTTAGAAGAAAATGGCCGTGTAGCTCAAGGAACCATTGATTACCGCGGCAAAGATTTGACGACTCTTCGCACCAACAAGGATTGGGAGCCGATTCGTGGTGCAAAAATTGCGACTATTTTCCAAGACCCTATGACTAGTTTGGATCCGATTAATACTATTGGAAGCCAGATTACAGAAGTCATTATCAAGCACCAAGGAAAGTCAGCCAAAGAAGCTAAAAAAATGGCTATTGACTACATGAGTAAGGTCGGGATTCCGGACGCGGAAAAACGTTTCGAAGAATATCCTTTCCAATACTCAGGTGGGATGCGTCAGCGGATTGTTATTGCTATTGCCTTGGCATGCCGTCCTGATATTCTTATCTGTGATGAGCCGACAACGGCCCTTGACGTAACCATTCAAGCACAGATTATTGACTTGCTCAAATCGCTGCAGCAAGAATATCATTTCACAACCATCTTTATTACACACGACCTTGGTGTTGTGGCTAGTATTGCGGATAAGGTCGCGGTCATGTATGCCGGTGAGATTATCGAATACGGTACAGTTGAAGAAATTTTCTACGAGCCAAAACATCCTTACACATGGAGCTTGCTATCCAGCTTGCCTCAGTTAGCTGATGCAAATGGTGCGCTCTACTCAATTCCTGGTACTCCACCGTCCCTTTATTCGCCAATCAAAGGAGATGCCTTTGCTTTGCGGTCTGACTATGCTATGTCAATTGACTTTGAAGAAGCAGCGCCGGCTTTCAATGTGTCAGAAACTCATTGGGCTAAGACCTGGTTGCTCCACGAAGACGCACCTAAGGTTAATAAACCAGAGATTATCGAAAATCTACATGAAAAAATTCGTTCAAAAATGGGCTTCAATCAATTAGAAGCTTAGGAGGAAGGAAATGACTGAAAAATTAGTTGAAATTAAAGATTTAGAAATTTCCTTCGGTGAAGGAAGTAAGAAATTTGTAGCCGTAAAAAATGCGAATTTCTTCATCAATAAGGGGGAAACTTTCTCTCTAGTAGGAGAATCAGGTTCTGGTAAAACTACTATCGGTCGAGCTATCATCGGTCTCAATGATACCAGTGCAGGCGATATCTTCTATGAAGGTAAAAAGATTAACGGAAAAAAATCGAAAGCTGAAGAAGCGGATTTGATTCGCAAGATTCAGATGATTTTTCAAGACCCAGCTGCCAGCCTAAATGAGCGTGCGACTGTTGATTACATCCTCTCTGAGGGTCTCTACAATTACCATTTATTTGATAATGAAGAAGATCGTCAAAGAAAAGTTAAAGATATCATCAATGAAGTCGGCTTGTTGGCTGAGCATTTAACTCGCTATCCTCATGAATTCTCTGGTGGACAGCGTCAGCGGATTGGGATTGCACGTGCCTTGGTCATGCAACCAGATTTCGTAATTGCAGATGAGCCCATCTCTGCCTTGGACGTGTCTGTTCGAGCTCAGGTTCTGAATCTATTGAAAAAATTCCAAAAAGAATTAGGCTTGACATATCTCTTTATTGCCCATGACCTTTCGGTAGTTCGTTTCATTTCTGATCGTATCGCCGTAATTTACAAAGGTGTCATTGTAGAAGTGGCTGAGACAGAGGAGTTGTTCAACCATCCAGTCCATCCTTACACACAATCCTTGCTCTCGGCTGTTCCAATCCCGGACCCAATCTTAGAACGCAAGAAAGTGTTGAAGGTCTATGATCCTGAACAGCACGATTATTCTGTTGATAAACCAGAAATGGCAGAGATTCGTCCAGGACATTATGTCTGGGCTAATAAAGCTGAACTCGAAAAGTATAAACAAGAACAAGAATAGAAAAAATGTCCGAAAGGGCATTTTTTTGCTCATTAAAAAAGATATAGAATGCAAGTCAATTGACCAGCCACAAAGGTATGTAATATCAACCACTAATTTAAAAACAATAATTTTTTAAAAAAATTGGGAAAAGGTATTGACAGGGTGGTGGTATAGGTGATATACTAATATAGTTGTCGCGAAAGACAAAGCCCTTTGAAAACTGAACAAGACGAACCAAGTGCAGGGTGACATAGAGATATGTAACCTGTCAAAAGAACGAAAATAAATCTGTCAGTGGACAGTAATGAGTGCGAACTCAAACTT
Protein-coding sequences here:
- a CDS encoding ABC transporter permease → MATIDKSKFQFVKRDDFASETIDAPAYSYWRSVMRQFLKKKSTIVMLGILIAIVLMSFIYPMFSDFDFNDVSKVNDFSMRYIKPNAQYWFGTDSNGKSLFDGVWFGARNSILISIIATVINLAIGVIIGGIWGISKTVDRFMMEVYNIISNIPALLIVIVLTYSIGAGFWNLIFAMTITGWVGIAYTIRVQIMRYRDLEYNLASRTLGTPTLKIVTKNIMPQLVSVIVTTTSQMLPSFISYEAFLSFFGLGLPVTVPSLGRLISDYSQNVTTNAYLFWIPLTTLILVSLTFFVVGQNLADASDPRTHR
- a CDS encoding ABC transporter ATP-binding protein, whose amino-acid sequence is MTKNENVILTARDIVVEFDVRDRVLTAIRGVSLDLIEGEVLAIVGESGSGKSVLTKTFTGMLEENGRVAQGTIDYRGKDLTTLRTNKDWEPIRGAKIATIFQDPMTSLDPINTIGSQITEVIIKHQGKSAKEAKKMAIDYMSKVGIPDAEKRFEEYPFQYSGGMRQRIVIAIALACRPDILICDEPTTALDVTIQAQIIDLLKSLQQEYHFTTIFITHDLGVVASIADKVAVMYAGEIIEYGTVEEIFYEPKHPYTWSLLSSLPQLADANGALYSIPGTPPSLYSPIKGDAFALRSDYAMSIDFEEAAPAFNVSETHWAKTWLLHEDAPKVNKPEIIENLHEKIRSKMGFNQLEA
- a CDS encoding ABC transporter ATP-binding protein, with product MTEKLVEIKDLEISFGEGSKKFVAVKNANFFINKGETFSLVGESGSGKTTIGRAIIGLNDTSAGDIFYEGKKINGKKSKAEEADLIRKIQMIFQDPAASLNERATVDYILSEGLYNYHLFDNEEDRQRKVKDIINEVGLLAEHLTRYPHEFSGGQRQRIGIARALVMQPDFVIADEPISALDVSVRAQVLNLLKKFQKELGLTYLFIAHDLSVVRFISDRIAVIYKGVIVEVAETEELFNHPVHPYTQSLLSAVPIPDPILERKKVLKVYDPEQHDYSVDKPEMAEIRPGHYVWANKAELEKYKQEQE